The DNA sequence CTTGGACAATAGCACTCCGTAACCACATTCGATTAGATGACCTACTCAAAATGAATGATCTTGATGAGTATAAAGCACGGCGTCTTAAGCCTGGGGATCAGTTACGTATACGTTGATCTTCGCAGGCTCCTACCATGAAGTGGTTTATTATTTCTTGTTTGTTAGCTATCTTCTCTTTAGGACTAATTATGGTTTTCGATACTTCTTCAGCAGAAGTGTTAGACCGCTCTTTAGAATGTAGTACACACAGAGCTCTCATCCGTCAGGTGACTTACCTTATCCTTGGTATAGGGATCTCATCTCTTTTATACATGATGGAATGGAGAGACTTCTTAAAAATTAGTCCCGTGTTATTGGCCGGAGCTACTATAGCTTTAATCTGTGTCTTTGTTCCAGGCTTGGGGATTTGCCGTAATGGCGCGAAACGTTGGCTAGGGTTCGGTCAGCTTACCATTCAACCTTCAGAATTTGTTAAGTATTTGGTTCCTATCGTGGCTTTAGAATTCCTAACATTTTCGTCTTTATATCAAAAGCAAGCCAAAATGTTTCTCAAACTTATCGCTGTTTTATTTATTCCTATCCTGTTAATTGCGATAGAACCTGACAATGGTTCTGCGGCTGTTATTTCTGCATCCTTAATCCCTGTTTTTATTATGACCGCAGTGCGGTTACGCTACTGGTTTCTCCCGCTTTTATGTATCACTATAGTTGGGGGAGCTTTCGCCTATAGGATGCCTTATGTACGGTATCGATTGAACGTCTATCTCCATCCTGAATTAGATATTAAGGGCAGGGGACATCAACCCTATCAGGCTAAAATTGCTGCAGGATCTGGAAAATTACTAGGAAAAGGACCTGGAGCAAGCCTCCAGAAACTTACTTATCTTCCAGAAGCTCAAAATGACTATATTGCTGCAATATACGCTGAAGAGTTTGGGTTTTTAGGTATTCTTTTGCTTATACTTTTGTATATGTGTTTTGTCTACGGAGGTTATGCAATCGCTATAAAAGCATCGTCATTAGAAGGAGCTACCTTAGCGATTATTGTTACCTTACTTATTAGTATGCAGGCATTTATGAATTTAGGTGTAGTCTCAGGACTTCTTCCTAGTAAAGGAGTAAACCTTCCTTTTTTTAGCCAAGGAGGATCCTCTCTTATTGCAAATATGTGTGGCGTTAGTTTGTTATTAAAGGTGTATGATGAGGAAAATTCGAAAAGTAGCCTTAGCTGTAGGAGGATCGGGGGGACATATCGTTCCAGCTCTAGCAGTAAAGGAAGCTTTTTATCTTGAAGGAATCGATGCGCTCCTACTTGGAAAAGGTCTGGAACGCCATCCTTCTTTACAAGAAGGAATCAATTATCGAGAAATTCCTTCAGGACTCCCTACAGTCATTAATCCCATAAAAATAATTTCAAGAAGTTATTCTATATGTTCAGGATATCTTAAGGCAAGAAGGGAACTTAAAATTTTTGATCCTGATTTGGTTATAGGCTTTGGAAGCTATCACTCTCTTCCTGTATTGTTGGCAGGATTA is a window from the Chlamydia serpentis genome containing:
- the ftsW gene encoding putative lipid II flippase FtsW, with amino-acid sequence MKWFIISCLLAIFSLGLIMVFDTSSAEVLDRSLECSTHRALIRQVTYLILGIGISSLLYMMEWRDFLKISPVLLAGATIALICVFVPGLGICRNGAKRWLGFGQLTIQPSEFVKYLVPIVALEFLTFSSLYQKQAKMFLKLIAVLFIPILLIAIEPDNGSAAVISASLIPVFIMTAVRLRYWFLPLLCITIVGGAFAYRMPYVRYRLNVYLHPELDIKGRGHQPYQAKIAAGSGKLLGKGPGASLQKLTYLPEAQNDYIAAIYAEEFGFLGILLLILLYMCFVYGGYAIAIKASSLEGATLAIIVTLLISMQAFMNLGVVSGLLPSKGVNLPFFSQGGSSLIANMCGVSLLLKVYDEENSKSSLSCRRIGGTYRSSSSSKGSFLS